Below is a genomic region from Sphaeramia orbicularis chromosome 6, fSphaOr1.1, whole genome shotgun sequence.
GAGAAATCAGCCTTAACAACTATCATGAAATCAATCTCACATTAATGATAGCAACTGTTATTGATACTAGGTTGTTTTTTTAAGCATTATatattgcatgtttttttctctacatAAGCAATAAATACTAGAATCATATAAATCATTGAAAACAAAGGATTGGTGTTTGGATTCTAAACCTAATGCAGGTGGAACTAACTCGgagagaaaaatatgttttaataagAAATTGTTATGGCATATAACCTGTTGGGTGCCTAAAGTTCACTTGGGATGTATAATTTATTTTCTAACAAATATAAAACAgtataatgtcacaataaatatgatgaatatacagttattataaatgtatttttccatTTAATAGGTCATTTTTAGGTCAAATAACTTCACTGGATCTTTTTCATGAAGTCTTGTGTACATGATGATATTGTAACAGTAGTAATTAAGCTGCACTTTATATTCTGCACAGGAAACAAATGGATATAACACTGTAAGTAATCTTAGCAAAAGTCAGAGCTAAAAGACAGACAATACAACATCTGAACTGAGACCAAAGTGTGGCCTTATGCAGTCATAAAATCAGTAGAAACATGTCTCTGTGAATATTTTCCATGTGTTGCTGAAGCTGCGGTGCTCAGCTTCCTCTGTAGGTGCTGTAGGAAAACCGACTCATGATCAGAGGGATATGAAACCTCTGCTGGGGGTCGCTGATAGTGAACACAAcctggaaacacacaaaaaacacaaaagtactTATTCATGCATTTGTTTTTCCATATAAGGTTCAACTGTAATAAAATTATGGCAATGAATGAAATTTGACTTTAACTGTTGTATTTTAAAGCTTCACTAATGGtgttaaataatacattctaacaGTCTTATAGAGCGCAACATTTATTGACACCAAATAGGTAACATTCTAATGCCAGTTGTCTGGTGATTTCTGTAACCAGCATGTTTAGTTTTCAGTGCACCTTGCATTTCCATCAAAGTTgcaaaaagttgtgttttatgaTATACATTGAGTTTtgtagtatgtgtgtatgtttttgtatGTATGTGCCTTTCTTAGATAAAGCAGAAGGAAGAGTCAATATCCTATGGCATTCcagtcaaacaattaaaaaaaaaccaaaaaacaaagaatagATCAATATAAACCACTGTAACAagataaaattattttattctggaAATTATTGATATCATTTCTCCCAGAAGAATTCCAAAACATATATATTGTCATTTGTAAAATTAGCAGAAAATAACAGGTTTAAgtattttcagacctcaaatactGCAATGACAACAAGCTCATATTCAGTTAAAGAAACAGAGTAACGTTTAATTTAGGATGAGAATATAGGAAGAGTTGTGAAATTTATGCTGATTCTCCATCTTGTAGCTCTTGGATACCACTTCCAGAGCCAAAATGCAACAGGTTAACTTTCTCTAAAGGGTTATGACCTTCCATCTCACTCCTGGGCACATTTCAGGGGTGTTCAGTGAGGTTCAGCTCTGTACATTTGgagtggtttatttttttccacagccCTTTTAGTTAAAGTTAAAATAACTGACAACAGAACATGGTAACTCACCTCTGCATAGGGGTAGAAGGAGGTCTGACCCAGACTCTTCCAGTACTGACCGGTCTCAAACCGCAGCTTATAAGTCCCAGAGGTAAAGGCGTCTCGGCTGATGAGTCCTGGGCAGCGGCCATCCTGATCTGTAGTCCTACAAATCAAACTAATGGGTTTAGTAAAACACAGTGGCACTGGAAGCCGCTTCATTAAAGCTTCAATCAGTCATATTTGTGGGTTTATTAGCCATTATAATTTAAATGAAGTGGTCTGAAAGGAAACAATAGTTCTGAACCTCTTCTTGGCTCTGTTTTCAGGCTTTAGAAACATATGGAATGTGAGACTTTTGCCAATCACAGTGACATAAATCTGAATAAATAGTTCACAGTTTCAGCTAAATTAAGTAAGCTGTGTTCAGAATATGTCACTGTCCACAAAGGGGTGCCACAAGGTTCTATAGTAGGACCCTTCCtttttattatttacataaaTGACTTGGGTCACAGTGTGTCTAATGCTGATAtgcatttttatgctgatgacaaAATTATTTATTGCTGTGGATCAACTCTTACTCAAGCCATAGAACACTTGCAGAAAGCTTTTGATGCTGTCCAGCACTCACTTCTTCAGTTAAAACTCATCCTCAATACTGAAAAGACTAAGATGATGCTATTCTCAAATTCTAAGAAGTGGCCTGAAACTATCCCAGTAGTGTCTACTTTTGAGGGAACTGTCATAGAGGTGGTTCATGTGTGTAAGTATCTTGGTGTCTTCATTGATGACTCCATCACTTTCAGGCCCCACATTGAAAACCTGGTAAAGAACGTGTTTTTCATcggttgaattgtcctgtaaattattgtttgttgttactgtatgttgtaactatgtgttgtgtttcatgctgtgtcttggccaggactcccttggaaaagaggttcttaatctcagtgggatctttttcctggtctaataaaggttaaattaaaaataaataaataaatgagtatcAGAATGAGTGTGATAGTAAACTGAAATTCATCAGAAACGTAGTAAAGGCTTAaaactcattttaaaaaaatctgtatttcctTTGTAAACTGCACTGATATACTGATGTAAACCCTACCCAACATTCAACATGTTCCAGATCATTGTGTTGGTGTCGAGGCGATGCAGACTCAGAGCCATCCTTGCAGCCGGGACGCCATCGCCGGTGTTCAGAACGTGAGTGGTTAAAGGGCTGGACTCTGCTGCTGCCATGGTCtgatggacaggtgtggacaggtctGTGTTTGAAGGTACACATTCAGTCATACACTAATCAGCTGTAACACACAGACAGGTGGAGTGCTGATGTTAGTGGCACatttcagtgggtgggatatataaGGCAGTAGGGCTGGGCGTATTGATCTAAATATCAATAGTAttgataccaaggtgagtataGGTATCAGACTGATACTGGCATGATGAGACTGAAACTTTTGTGGCACTTTTATCACCAATGATTCTCCAGTGCCTATGTGTGTAATGATTTTTATCtgattaaattaaaacaaaatgcatTTGTATGATACTCAaatttcctcacagagttcatgCGAGTGCAGCTTCTTTCCAAGTCTGTCtcacctctctctctttctctctctctctctgctgctctctcaAGCACACTCTgcgcccaccccccaccccccactccctGCTGGAGAGCAGAGGGTCAGAGAGTACTGAGAGCAGCCCGTGATGGCAGGGAGAAAGAGAAGTGCTGTGTGGagcttattcactgcagctgacagggaaACTGCCTCATGTGATGTGTGCAATATAGTCATTCACCACTGTGataacaccacaaatttaaaaggggaattattttattattattattacactgttaaattgttttatattgtagttagttaataaaaaaacatgtttatttgtcctttgttctttgtcctgtgttttatcataatcataacactggtcaacaacaaatttattgtttaagttttttgagctgatttaggataattttggtgtgctgaatccaaaaatcacattcattttgctcaatcaggtcaactttctgaaccatgctacatattggctttttaacatttttgcttacatttatgggcattttcacatcatatgatacaaaattctttcatatttcttgcaataaacgagttctgaagattttacttttgccaatttatgattaatgttttttttaatattacaggtgaatgaaatggctttgactagaagatcttgcaaaaataagcctgacatattctgctacatctgcggtgaatacaccattgtacctaacaggaatcaagtcacaagtttcataaagtgtgcttaccaatcttattttggtattaatgtaattaaatgtaatcaattttgtgagaagatctaatttttcaaaatcaaattagcaaaaaaatctgacctgattgagaaaaacagatgtcatttttggatttagcaatccaaaatggtcctaattcagttaaaaaaaacctagacaacttgcaaaaaacattttttgtaacccagtgtaatcaactaactaaaggcaaaatctaaattattcaatgatcatgacatttaaTGTATCGGCGATACTagtcctgtatttacttggtatcagatcaaCACCAAAACTCCCAGTATCACCCCCCCTTATAAGGCCGAGAGTGAATGTGAGGCAATCACACTGCTCATGTTTACTTTTGTTTAATTGCACTATTATTTTCTCCACAGTTAATCAGGGACCCTGCACACATAAGGTATTTTTATGTTGTTCAATGTGACCCAGTCAAAGGGATGCACCTGACCAGTTTAATAACTGGTTTTACAAATAAACTGTGAAAGAAGAGAGTATTTTTTTGTTATAtgtttttgttctgtcttttctgAGTGCACcatgaacgcctcatgtatatTCAGCAGTAGCAGTGGAGGCAGTGTAAACGGACTGGTCACTGAAGACAAACTGTTCTGGAAAGAAATGAAACTTGTTCGGCTGAAGGTAAACCTTGGTGTCTGTTTATGTCTCTGGCTACAACATGAACATTTAGTCCTAAAGGTTGATGAGCAAAATGGACAAGTTTAAGGATCTGAGGAACACTGACATGGGCCAAAGAGTactggtgatgactgggtcagagcatctccaaaacCACAGGTTTTGTTGTGTTGGGTCTGGAGTGGTTAGTACGAATAGTGATCTAAGGAAGGACAACCAGATCTCAGTCCAATGGAGCATCTGTCTAGAAGACAGAAACAAATCTGATCCACAAAGGCCCCACCAAATAACATCCAGGACTTACAAGATCTGAACTCACACATCAAACCACTGCACTTTGACCCTTGTGAATGGTCCTTACTCGGCTCATTTTTTTGCatccaacacatcaacttcagGGGCTAAATGTACTTTTGCTGCATTACACAAATTAACTGTTGTTGAACTTTGAAACCCTGGAAAGCATTTTTAATTGGCACGTTATTGttgtgcactttagaaataataAATCTTAGTTATTTATGTGTAACTTAAGTGGggggttattattatttttttatcagtattttattagtattttactaaatgctgctgacaatcgGGACCTGAGTACAGTGTTTCGTTTCCgtgtattttatatgctgaaatgacaaatacattTGAATCTGAATCTATATACTGCATCACAATCACTGATCAGCATCAttgtaacaaaataatcaacatcaTTACCACCTCACCTGTCTGTGGTCATATACATTATGGCTGGAtggtcaaatatatatatatatatatatatatatatatatatatatatatatatatatatataaatatcatttatcaaaatgaagaaaacagaaaatCACTATTAATCTCACAAACATAGACAGACTGTGCTGTAAATGTGAGCATgatgtgggaaaaaaagaaacaagatacATAGAATATTATAGTATCAGAATATTACTCCTAAATCAGTAATGGAGGTAAGCACTTTCATTTAACTAATATTTTAGagtttttattttagtaaaaGTATCATTACCACAATGTAAATGTACTGTGCAACTAAACGCCTTGCATTCaaaactttaattaagaaaaagtcTGAAAGATGTTGCCTTAAAATGGGCTTTAGGCTAATCTATACTATGAGGTTGTTTATAACACATTAATTTGTTTCTTGCATGTACTGTTTGTCGTTTTGATGTAgaataataaaatatgttttgtCGATTTGTATTTTATATGAATAATATGAAACAAATTAAATAGCAAGTTTCTTAAGTCATTAGTAATACAGAATGTGAACTGATTTatggaagaaaatggaaaaactcAACTAAAGCATGTATTAAATTCTACTACAGCAAAGTTAGATTCCACAAGTCAAAGAAATCACCTCTGACCACTGGTGCATATGAAGCGACCACACAAAGGGTCCAGCTCCACAGACTGAGAACCTCTGAACTAGTCATTATGTTGAAAAACACTTCAAACACACCGGCTATGGAAGTtaaaaattaacatttgttttaaTAGTAGAGCCAAATATCATCCAAAGTAAATAACAGCCAGTTCTTcacagagaaaaaacaaataaaaagttgCAGAAACGGAGGTAAAACCTGCCAGAATAACACACTTCTAAAGCACATTTATGAATCACTTGTGCACGGTTTGAGATCTGCTTATAAATAAAGTGCATTAATCTGAAactcagtgtgttttactgttgtaCTGTTACTGTTGAACACTTACCTCTATGTGAACACTCCTCGCTGATGCAAGTTCATACGGGTTCCAAAAAAACTTATCTGACCAGTTGTGCTGCTATTGTACCTGCACCCACATCACAGCCACTTACCCAGCATGCACTGCAAGCAAATATGAGGTCAAAGGTTGGCTGGGGTCTAATGAATCATTAAAAACAGCtgagtccagtttccttcagtcAACACACACATGATTTAGTGTTTATTTGTGGTTGATTAAACTGTTGAGAAGATAAGATTTGACTGATTTAATTACAAAACATGTGACAGTCTTTATAATAGTTCTGTCATATAATCTTCCTCAAACATAAAGGTAGCTGTACAGAGGATTTATAAGgggtttattcaggttattcattatATAACACTTTATAGATCCTCAATAAATATTTAGACAGGAATCCAAACAGTTTTAACACTCATGAGGATCACTATTTGTTCAAATTTGATGCTCTAAAATGTCTTATATTGCTAGTTACTTAGAATACTTATCATCCAACATGCTAAaccattagagcacaggtgtcaaacatgcggcccgggggccaaatctggcccgccaaaggttccattctggctcCGTGGAATGAAAGtgcaataatgacaactacaaattttctttgggaaaaattatgtggaaaaaattgaagtgaaaaaaataacattaaactgtgataatatttacatttacaaaactattctttcacaataaaatgcaaataaatacataaataaaaacaaagatgaataacccgaaatgtgcaattttaacaatattctgcctgttcctaaatgttttgtgcatttatggatccactgtgatctgtagttgtgttaataataacagatggaatgttgtagaaaccgttcttattttagttccaaactcaataattttaactatattctgcctgttaccaaatgtttatgtaacagtatgtgtaaatgtacatgtataaataataagtcgaggcataatatttgttaaaattgcattaatttttcaaattaaatttctgttttttcaggttattcacatcttttttataaaatgtaaatattttcataatttaactggggttttttgtactaaaacaaaaagaaaaacttggatttgtcattatttataggttattaagtcattattttactagtctggcccgcttgagatcaaattggactaaatatggcccctgaaccaaaatgagtttgacacccctggattagagttACCACCATTTGGAAAGGGAGTCgtattataacatgtaaataaattaCATTGCAATTGATAATTTTTCctcatttgtcatcatttataactGTTAAAAGCAAATCTTACTGACAACATTATAAATGTCTTCATAAGCAGCTAACAACTTGACTTGATGACTTCTGCGACCAACAtgtgttattttcatgtattttatatttGCATTAAAGTTGCACATCTGAATAAAACTTTACCTACTGTACGTTTATAtctgggtgcttttatgaaactgggtacattttggtacctggtactttgccagctttttagacccaatactaAAAGAGAAATGCAGACATATTTccacccaggatgtacctaatgaatgacctcagataaatgcagaaaaaattgtattcttactctgagccatcccaaaattaatgaatttttaataaaatattagggccaaaaacAGAGCCAAAATTGGGACATTAAAAACCTACCTGGGTGTCATtgctttttattttgaaaacatcacTAGAagtggtcttatatactgctataaataaagacattgtgttaaattagACAATCCTAgtgatttttctaatccagacatgtgggtttttcatgaatctcagtctcattccaggttttgtgtgtaacccatcgcgtccactggcgttacatgcagaacttgcccatttaaacgcatataaatcgcaaatgattttgcaacagtgatcagttttgtgaaacaccctgctttgcataattagttcaattcccaaaatgtatctgagagaataaaaagatattcaaaaaaacagtagtgtgtaatttttgtgtccttttgaccgtgtcaCATATAGATTTTTGTAttgaatataatgtaaaataatataaaaatgtgttttatctgaaaaagtttctcctttatctcagtaagtatttttaaaacagacccaaagtgcttccaaacttgcttcataacattagtctacatctggtgtgaatttttagctcctctgtcctgtttttaggtcccagtttcatagaagcccccAGTTAGAGAACATTTTGGCATGTTGTCTAATTTTACATAAGATCTACGCAGccttggaaaaataaataaataaataaaagaccacTTTATTAAATGTAGGTATGTAATTTAGTGCAATGACTTTATTCTAGTAACTACAGACAGCCTTTCACCAAACATATCTAACTTGTAGTCACAATATGCTGTAATTTTTGGTAacttgtagttttatttattcattttcttttctcatGAATGAGTTATTGTCAAAGAATATCCTATCATTTTAGAGATAGACTATCTAGAATACAGTATGTTAACAAGAAATAATTAACAATAGTTCCTCCAGGACTCTAACACCCAATAGTTCCTCTAAATTCCAGTTTTTACTCCAGTTTATTGTTGTTCATTACTCATACTGTAAGAGGATAATAAGAAATGCGGCGTGTTTAATAATAAAGCACACACAACTCCAGTAGTTTTTTTTCGAAAATACATTTACTACACTCACATTATAATAGATTACATTTAACATCAaggacaaacacaaaaaacaccaaCAGCAGAACTACAGTAAAGCCAAAGCAGTTACATCATTTCATATTAACGCATTTGTCATTTAAAAGTCTCAAATATGGAA
It encodes:
- the LOC115421170 gene encoding 5-hydroxyisourate hydrolase-like isoform X2, which encodes MAAAESSPLTTHVLNTGDGVPAARMALSLHRLDTNTMIWNMLNVGTTDQDGRCPGLISRDAFTSGTYKLRFETGQYWKSLGQTSFYPYAEVVFTISDPQQRFHIPLIMSRFSYSTYRGS
- the LOC115421170 gene encoding 5-hydroxyisourate hydrolase-like isoform X1, translated to MTECVPSNTDLSTPVHQTMAAAESSPLTTHVLNTGDGVPAARMALSLHRLDTNTMIWNMLNVGTTDQDGRCPGLISRDAFTSGTYKLRFETGQYWKSLGQTSFYPYAEVVFTISDPQQRFHIPLIMSRFSYSTYRGS